The proteins below are encoded in one region of Citrobacter enshiensis:
- the tagH gene encoding type VI secretion system-associated FHA domain protein TagH: MRFTIISTKPGHQPPQSRCDFYAPGGTIGRGTDNNLVLPDNDRTISRLQAIVHVDAQGECRMTNRGSVTRVVLNDIPLERGRQVELQDGDILDIDDYRIEVADLIQDTQPISRMAASIASRPVVTPVPAAEPKPVSASQRVEAVPTAVPTEIWDSLMQEFSISDSISSGRAKPQPAASHDPFSQPSEPERNTDDPLALFSDSNPQLERKNVNTDALFSDEALFKTESIFNDVTPTTLVAPEDNKPTLSKEETLDELDPLALFGGSASAPAARNDDPLGLMSGAPLTYPDEIIAEQPVMAQEEDALAESPLFAPEVQEEPRAEEAALGCQDYAGFTMPTPQAVARSNAQPPKGRLRIDPVKNAASPSPIAHNTEKGDVLQGELLDALLEGMGLSEMQPVPQFDRENMRQLGQILGMFSQGTVALLSSRSILKRGVKADMTMVLDDANNPFKLLPSGKTVLIQMFGTPMPGFMPPTKSVRDALIDLQAHQLGMISGIRAIIAAMLQSFNPEQLEEQAKQNGVSSRLALPGSRKAALWDYFVRSYGETAGEIEDDFHTLFGEAFLHAYDMEVNQYKDSQSGSEEK; this comes from the coding sequence ACTGCCGGACAATGACCGCACCATCTCGCGTCTGCAGGCCATCGTCCATGTGGATGCGCAGGGCGAATGCCGCATGACCAATCGCGGCAGCGTTACCCGCGTGGTGCTGAACGATATTCCGCTGGAGCGGGGCCGTCAGGTTGAACTTCAGGATGGCGATATTCTCGATATTGATGATTATCGTATCGAAGTGGCCGATCTTATTCAGGATACCCAGCCGATTAGTCGGATGGCCGCGAGTATCGCTTCACGTCCAGTGGTGACGCCTGTGCCTGCGGCAGAACCGAAACCTGTCAGTGCGTCGCAACGCGTCGAGGCCGTACCCACCGCGGTACCGACGGAAATCTGGGACAGCCTGATGCAGGAGTTTTCCATCTCCGACAGCATCTCCAGTGGCCGCGCGAAACCGCAGCCTGCCGCGTCTCACGATCCATTCTCACAGCCCAGCGAGCCGGAGCGCAATACCGACGATCCGCTGGCGCTGTTCAGTGACAGCAATCCACAGCTTGAGCGCAAAAACGTCAATACTGATGCGCTGTTTAGCGATGAAGCGTTGTTTAAAACGGAGAGCATCTTTAACGACGTCACGCCAACCACGCTGGTGGCGCCGGAAGACAACAAACCAACATTGTCAAAAGAAGAGACGTTGGATGAACTCGATCCGCTGGCGCTTTTTGGCGGTTCAGCCAGCGCCCCCGCCGCGCGCAATGACGATCCGCTCGGGCTAATGAGCGGCGCGCCGTTAACGTACCCTGACGAAATTATTGCTGAGCAGCCCGTCATGGCGCAGGAAGAGGACGCGCTTGCGGAATCACCGCTGTTTGCGCCAGAGGTGCAGGAGGAACCGCGCGCTGAAGAGGCGGCGTTAGGGTGTCAGGATTACGCCGGGTTCACAATGCCGACGCCACAGGCCGTCGCGCGCAGCAACGCCCAGCCGCCAAAAGGACGTCTGCGTATCGACCCGGTAAAAAACGCCGCGTCACCGTCGCCCATCGCCCATAACACCGAGAAGGGCGACGTCCTGCAGGGCGAATTACTGGACGCGTTGCTTGAAGGTATGGGGCTGAGCGAAATGCAGCCGGTGCCGCAGTTCGACCGTGAAAATATGCGCCAGCTTGGCCAAATCCTGGGCATGTTCTCGCAGGGGACGGTAGCGCTGCTTTCATCGCGTTCCATTCTGAAGCGCGGCGTGAAAGCGGATATGACGATGGTGCTCGATGATGCGAACAACCCCTTCAAACTGCTGCCTTCCGGTAAAACGGTGCTGATCCAGATGTTCGGCACCCCGATGCCGGGCTTTATGCCGCCGACAAAATCGGTGCGTGACGCGCTCATCGATTTGCAGGCGCATCAACTGGGGATGATCTCCGGTATACGCGCCATTATTGCCGCCATGCTGCAATCCTTTAACCCGGAGCAGCTTGAAGAGCAGGCAAAACAGAACGGCGTGAGCTCCCGCCTGGCGCTGCCGGGTAGCCGCAAAGCCGCGCTGTGGGACTATTTTGTCCGCAGTTATGGTGAGACGGCCGGTGAAATTGAAGATGACTTCCACACCCTGTTTGGTGAAGCCTTCCTTCATGCTTACGACATGGAGGTGAATCAGTACAAAGACTCACAGAGTGGATCGGAAGAAAAATGA
- a CDS encoding PP2C family protein-serine/threonine phosphatase produces MKIATASLSRQGTRASNQDQTGETIGERSACFVVCDGIAGLPGGEMAAELARNSIISRFDGDKHLNAQHIRDYVQTANRTILSEQQAVQDYHRMGTTLVSLFIDRDYRLAYWAHAGDSRLYLFRRGWLWQVTTDHSLIQQMKDAGHQTENLNSNLLYLALGIENGGPEASYSDVVPVEDGDAFLLCTDGFWHGVSEEQMQQSLHMVNTPQEWLTLMQQIIQKNGEQEGNAQDNYTAIAVWMGSPQDTTLLHTLSDATQFLPCGTD; encoded by the coding sequence ATGAAGATCGCAACGGCTTCTCTCTCCCGCCAGGGAACGCGCGCCAGCAACCAGGATCAGACGGGAGAAACCATTGGGGAACGTTCAGCCTGCTTTGTCGTCTGTGACGGCATCGCCGGACTGCCCGGCGGCGAGATGGCCGCTGAGCTTGCCCGTAACAGCATTATCTCCCGCTTTGATGGTGACAAACATCTTAACGCCCAGCATATCCGTGACTACGTACAGACGGCGAACCGCACCATTCTCAGTGAACAGCAGGCCGTGCAGGATTACCACCGGATGGGCACGACGCTGGTTAGCCTGTTTATCGACAGAGATTATCGTCTGGCTTACTGGGCGCACGCCGGGGACAGCCGCCTGTACCTGTTTCGCCGTGGCTGGCTGTGGCAGGTGACGACCGATCATAGCCTGATTCAGCAGATGAAAGACGCCGGTCATCAGACGGAAAACCTGAACAGTAATCTGCTTTATCTGGCGCTGGGTATTGAGAACGGCGGCCCGGAAGCCAGCTACAGCGACGTGGTGCCGGTTGAAGACGGCGATGCCTTTTTGCTCTGCACCGATGGCTTCTGGCATGGCGTCAGCGAAGAACAAATGCAGCAGTCGCTGCACATGGTTAATACGCCGCAGGAGTGGCTGACATTAATGCAGCAAATTATTCAAAAGAACGGCGAACAGGAGGGCAATGCACAGGATAACTACACCGCGATTGCGGTGTGGATGGGAAGTCCTCAGGACACCACCTTGCTGCATACGCTCTCTGACGCAACTCAATTTCTTCCCTGCGGAACTGATTAG
- a CDS encoding type VI secretion system accessory protein TagJ, whose protein sequence is MNTLYRHLAGESLNDALLRLESQIKARPADADLRAAFVQFLTLSGNWARALTQLKSWLALKPQAKPTVTLLEQSIQGEQQRAQVLAGLAAPAMPHAQWPWLTTLAAALTESGEHARTLRLTALEQAQASAGQLAFDNEETQDFEWLMDGDARLGPVCETIVNGRYFWLPFSAIAKIQFQAPASVTDLVWRHARVCLTDGSEQVCQIPARYPFANEAADVVKLARTTEWRPLDNDGLLYLGQGQKAWLSEQSENPLLSLSLVTFAPDAANE, encoded by the coding sequence ATGAATACGCTTTATCGACATCTGGCGGGCGAGTCGCTGAACGACGCACTGCTACGCCTTGAATCACAGATCAAAGCCCGGCCCGCAGACGCCGACCTGCGAGCCGCTTTCGTGCAGTTTTTAACGCTAAGCGGAAACTGGGCGCGCGCATTGACCCAGCTTAAGAGCTGGCTGGCGCTGAAGCCTCAGGCGAAACCCACCGTGACGCTGCTTGAACAGTCCATTCAGGGCGAACAGCAGCGTGCGCAGGTACTGGCAGGCCTGGCCGCTCCCGCGATGCCACACGCACAGTGGCCGTGGCTGACCACGCTCGCCGCCGCACTCACGGAAAGCGGTGAGCACGCCCGGACGCTACGTCTGACGGCGCTGGAACAGGCACAGGCGAGCGCGGGTCAGCTTGCGTTCGACAATGAAGAGACACAGGATTTCGAATGGCTGATGGACGGCGATGCCCGGCTGGGCCCCGTGTGCGAAACAATCGTCAACGGCCGCTATTTCTGGCTACCATTTAGCGCCATTGCGAAGATCCAATTTCAGGCGCCCGCCAGCGTCACGGATCTGGTCTGGCGCCACGCGCGGGTATGTCTGACCGACGGCAGCGAACAGGTCTGTCAGATACCTGCGCGTTATCCTTTTGCCAATGAGGCGGCAGACGTCGTCAAGCTGGCACGCACCACCGAATGGCGACCGTTGGATAACGACGGCCTGCTTTATCTGGGGCAGGGGCAGAAAGCCTGGCTGAGCGAGCAAAGCGAAAATCCGCTGCTTTCGCTGAGCCTCGTCACGTTTGCCCCGGACGCGGCAAATGAGTAA
- the tssE gene encoding type VI secretion system baseplate subunit TssE, protein MSNPAGEGYLLRSGWRARSGQENVGARDKMQPSLLDRLTDNAPEQKRESANSNLITHAALRRHVLRDLQWLFNTINHDSSYNLSALPQVSRSVVNFGVAPLAGKRMSDIEWHDIQRKLTEAIIHFEPRILPQGLQVRCVSDTSSLDLHNVLSIEIKGRLWCVPYPLEFLFRTDVDLENGHFELKDAG, encoded by the coding sequence ATGAGTAATCCCGCCGGTGAAGGCTACCTGCTGCGTAGCGGCTGGCGTGCCCGTAGCGGGCAGGAAAACGTCGGCGCGCGCGACAAAATGCAGCCCTCGCTGTTGGACCGCCTGACGGATAACGCGCCGGAACAAAAACGCGAGTCGGCCAACAGCAACCTGATTACCCATGCCGCGCTGCGTCGCCATGTGCTGCGGGATTTGCAGTGGCTGTTTAACACCATCAATCACGACTCGTCATACAACCTGAGCGCGTTGCCGCAGGTGAGTCGTTCCGTCGTGAACTTTGGCGTCGCCCCGCTGGCGGGCAAGCGGATGTCGGATATTGAATGGCACGATATCCAACGCAAGCTCACCGAAGCCATCATTCATTTCGAGCCGCGTATTTTGCCCCAGGGGCTACAGGTGCGCTGCGTCTCTGACACCTCCTCGCTGGATCTGCATAACGTTTTATCGATCGAGATAAAAGGGCGATTGTGGTGTGTGCCGTATCCGCTGGAGTTTCTGTTTCGCACAGATGTCGATCTGGAAAACGGCCATTTTGAACTTAAAGACGCGGGGTAA